The sequence cggaagactcagaaagtcctttggactattcgccattcaatttccaaactcgtaactGTGTTTACCGGTAACTGGACGATCAgcgcacacgcggaaaagctagggctaccatttaacccccattgcagaagctgtgaggacctttcagagcaggagactgtagagcactttctctgtaaatgggTGTTCCTTTCTTCGGCAGCCTGGGCAGtgtgccaacctaaatcccatcaatgtagcaggctgtagatatcttccaGTTGGAAGTTGGGGACATGGGGATTTACTGTGAACAATCACAAAACaatcgtatctgtatcaaataaggtgtgagtgactgtagGTTTATGCGTACTGTTGTCGAAATCGGCACCAAAATTAAAGCATGCAATCTTTACGGAGCTCAATTTTTGCTTATTcatgataataaaatatttttctaaatacatacatatttcatttttcagACATGCTTATGAGATTACTGACATCATTAAATGAGAAGGTGTACCcagaatatattaaatatattttatgtcatATTAAacgaattcaattttttataactacactttttacaataataacaataacaatgctCTATTTTGACaagcaattgaaaaaatgttaaatgttaaagattattgttgttataagtattttatgtaaaaaaatcagtATACAGGAATATGTTAATTATTTTGCGCACTCTTTATCTATACACTCATCAACCGGCAACCTCGCGTGTTGATAATCAGTTCTGCATGcgctatgtatgcatgtgtatgtttaAGTGATCAGATATGGATGACTTGCAGAAATAGCTGATATCGAATTAAAAACCAGTTCTGTGCAAAATTTTAGCTGAGTAGCTTTAAAACTAATAtagtcatttataaaaaaatttaaattaaagcagacttgctaaaaaaaattaaaaacaaaaagtaaaaaggacataaaatttattgaacgtTATTTTTTGTATCGTGtaactattttatatacatGAAGGTTTAAACGGTTTTCCATTTCAAAACTTATGACGCAAGGTTTATTCTACATAAATGAGCTCTCAGCAGCCTCAAGTAAGTTTACAAAACCCGTTATCTACAAAACTGAAGCCAATCTGAGAAAACCTGAATCACTAAGAAATTTAGAAGGCCTCAATTAAGTAGGATCAGCTATATATATCAGGTCATCCCTTTATCCTCAAGCAAGCTCTGGGTCAGGTCgaatatggaataaaatggaCTTCGGAGGCCACTTGTGAGGTAACAATACCGGTTTTTTAGCATTCAAGTGCTATGAAAAATtcgacaattaaaaaaaatccttcctcGAGAAACATCTCTTTCAACAAAtgtgttttaatttgtttgtttccgATGATTATGTTTCGAGTTAtgatgtacaactttttttcgaGGCGCTTCTGTAGATTCGCTGTCACTCGCtccattatcaacattttgcaatgaaattttaacaaaatattgttcGCATATTGCAACATGGGTGATCGACTGAATAATCTAACACCATCTGTATcgcaaaaaaaattcgtttcgtAAATTTCTGaaatcacattttttattacatatatattaggccgggtcgatttgtggggaggcaaaaaaatcgcccattgctctgtgaaaataatattctagggatcaatataagaaacttttccgaaggaaccatacctctaaaacgagttctgatgtcccccaatttgggtcgaacttttttgtttcttttctataactcacttaaattaattttttcatttacatatgttctgactaaataaatttcttaagagaaaaaatagatattattataagtaaataataaatattattataaataaataaaaataaagaaaaaacatagccatttagatGATtgtttcatgtaaaggccaaaaatggcgatatttttaaattgggggacatcagaattcgttttagaggcgagacgaatggtaatcacgcaccaacccattcggcgacTTCTATTACATGGAAGGGCATATTATATTGGTTTGAAGCCCAAcgtaccaaaaattttaaaaataaattttaattcctAGTCTATGTAGCATGGGGGCCCTTTCACCACCCCAATACATGCAGATAGCTTATTCTTATCAAATaactacatatttacttatgcatacatacatactcgtacgaGAGTTCATATAAATTTAAGGTCAAGTACGAAACAATTCTTCAAGACTGAAATAGAACTATAGAATTGCATAGagcacaaataaatttattcttgattataaattgcaaaaaattttcatacctGTGCTCGTTAGCGCGCTAGggtcttataattttgttcaaataacgGTCGCTTATAACGGTATTGGTTTTACATTCTTCTTCTCCTTAAAAGATTTTGTGTACCAAaagatttatgaaatacaaGACTCGCTGACGGAGGAGGCAAAAGGAGCGTCACTTTGTCGTGAGGAAATTTTAGATGAGGCCCAGAGAGTACTAATCAAAAAGTGTCCAAGTAGTAAGGGCTTGTTAATAAGAATTAAAGGTTGGGTGAAATCAATGTAAACAGAATaggaaatataaattcaaaaaattatttgtaaacaaatatatttacttctgaaaaataaaaacaaaaaagcaaagccCTATCCCTGCCTTAAGAAAAGATCATTTTCTCAACGTGCATCCGAAGTAACTCTTATTGTTACTGCTATATTGGAAACCGAACTCGAATTACAAGGTGGCGGTTttctaggcggccgccgtagtggAATGCgttggtgcctgactaccattcggtagtgcatagattcgaatctccgagcaacagcaaaataatataacacgttttttctaatagcggtcaccgcTCGGCAAGCAAtagagtgtatttctaccatgaaaaagctcctcataaaaacccatttgccgttcttagtcggcttaaaactgtaggtccctccatttgtggaacaacattaagacgcacaccacaaataggaggaggagctcggccaaacacctaaaagaagtgtatgtccaaatatttatttattgaagtgaaacttctttaggcgcgtcggaggccccaaggcagattgaaaataggcgagtgaaacggtaagttcggagcgttaccgcaatccgtcaaatgggcggggccaaggagcagctgctccttcccactctcgcctattcgctctctctcattaatttgtatatgcatgttaTGTTCCGCAATTATCTCTtttatatacaagtaaataGCGTGTGGAGACTATAATAGAggattttcgctttaaaaattagtttgacactggtatttgaacaaatttctattgaagAATACTTAGTTACACAACGAAATACTTCGTCTGGCCTTCTTCTTCTAGAAGATAAACCAGTGCAAAAATGCAAACGTCTCTAGCACACCCTGTAgcgaataatttcgaaataatatgaactgaaatgtatatagcacacaagtaagcattgaagtagactggcgacatgcaggcaaccgacaatcgacaaccgacaacgggtattatagatagccatagcccgtgcaaatgagtgatgtgtgtgagtatcagataaagcgccgattgaatgtgtgtaagcgggaaagcaataagaaactgctgtgaagtaaatagatggtaggtatggaggagacgaagagatacaatgagtgcgtttgccaaacgagtgacgatagttgaagtagaaggttgtaaattgacatttcaaccgtttcggtgatcaaagcaaattgattaacgcgccaaaactaggcaaaaaataccattggaagtgcaaagaaatgtcaacgtcaagtgcaacactgcacccaagtgtcaaatttgaagctaataaggacaaaaataaatagtacaaatttatgtggagtgatatagaaaaaaaaaaaaaaaacctgaatttaacacgagagaggggggagagatctaaaccggggctcccatgcatggaacaaccaacttagaagtttcacttctatcgtgcgtgagtctgacagaccctagttttttttattttattttttccgggGCATGAGGTCATTATGAAGAGGCCCCAGCTTGAGCTTTTTAACTACCTGCCAGAAAACCGTTTTTTGTCACATAGTCTAACAAAAGGAGAAGTTTGATAAATagatttaattataaattagttAAACTTGTTTGTGATATTGCTTGTTTCTTTATTATACCGCTgggatttttaataataatgtggatttatgtacatacaaaaattccACCAAACACGAATATTTCACTCTagcattttcgtttattttactcTTAATGAAATGGGCAATTATGAAATACCtaagtaataataaaagaaaatccgTAAGCTCAGTGTTGTAATAGTGGTTTTTGGAGCAAACATTtattaaacgaaattaaaaaaaaaatattggtaaataaaaaaatcccttTATGcgctaaaaatgttaaataggcgaattttaaatttctctttTGATTTTATAATGTTGACActataaaattttcatataaatgaaaatatagctGCCAAAAAACCAAAGTGACAGTTCATTCATGCGATACACATGCCGTTAGATTTGCATGTGGTTTTGCTTCACGATAAATCAAATATCAAACTGAGAATTATAAATTTCTCAAAAGTTGGAAGAAAATTGTGTTGTGCTTGTTGCCGTGCAGCGCTGGAAATCTCTTCCTACTTTCGatgaaacaaattattattatttttcaattaagagGATCGTCCATTTACAAAATCAGCAAAAGAACCATTTGCATTATATCGCATAAGATGATTTGCATGCGATCACCATCCGCATGTGGGGCAAGTGGTAAGTGAGactactttattttttgtatgatgGGCTTTTTTGTatcgaaaaaattacaaattatgtTTCCTTAAAACTCTTAATAAATACACTAAcgaaaaaagaactaaaatacTCTAGTGATTCCATCACTTGAAAAAGATTACATTTTCAAAGTAttatacttgaaaaaaatttgcatcacCAGCACATAATTAATACCATTTACAAAAGATAATTCAtgtaatgaaattgaaaaacaaaaccttttgaaatgtgttagaactaaaagaaaaattaatcaattgctttgctGTAAACTAAAGGAATGCCTCCGTGGTTGTAATTGTAATGCAATTGAACATAAAAATCCACTGAACatacaaattatatttaattccaatttacaaatatttcatcgaaaacatgcatacatacgcctGGTTTACAAAATACATACAGTTCCACCCGAACTTGGACCCTTCATACGTAAGTACAGGTACATTGATCATActtgttttgatttattgtACAATTTAACGAGCATTGTTCAGTGCCTATTTTAGTCTAATGCACAACGACGACGACGAAGATAACAGATACTGCATCAGAGAAATTTTTCCGCGTCTATTTCGTGAGAGCCAGAATCATATCAGTCGCTATTCAACCACCAAGTTAGGTGGATCGATTATATTGGGTgcggtataaaaataaaaatgttgaagtaTATAAACCGAGTGACCAGTGCTTTAATGCCTGCAATGATTTTTATACTTTGTCTTCTTGTTTGGAGTGATCTTTACGCATTAACCGCGGCGCGTACGTCGGATATTTTAAAAGTGCAACTACCACATGGAGGAGTACTAGTTGGACGTCATCAGGTCTCACATAAAGGACGTCATGTAAGAGCTTTTTTGGGTATACCCTATGCTCTGCCACCCGTTGGAGAATTGCGATTCAAGGTAAGTGACAAAATATACTAATATTGAATTCGATTTTTGACTAGTACTTCCGTGCAGTGAAATAGTTTGAAAGATTTTCGCACAATAAAATTTGATTGATTGATATCAACTTCAAGACATGTTAATttgataataatatatatatatatatattagtgatgttaactaaaattttgcgatttttgagttatgacgacgttgcagcaaatgagcgatataTGCAAAATTATAGTTTTACGGAGATTGCTATTTAGGTTTTGCAGTATACAAGTAAGCACTTACATACGCGGTTTGTATAGTTATAATAGGAATTGGTTTTATTGGAATTTGATTCATGGGCATTTTTTTGGACCAATCGGCACAaacttttttgagcgattgtcAAATGATACGTCATCCAAGCAAAACTATTTTACGACCAAATCTTCAGGATAATTTataaagaaaagaacaaaattggTCGAAATTAATAATGGACGCGAAAAATATTGGTCGGCTAAAATCATcataacataaaatttgtataagctatcaaaacaattattatttcattttcttcttttttaagttTAGTATGTTAAGCAAAAAagaaggcggccgccgtggcccaatgggttggtgcctgactactattcggaattcagagagagaacgtcggttcgaatctcggtgaaagatcaaaaaaataagaaaaagttttttctaatagcggtcgccccacagcaggcaatggcaaacctccgagtgtatttctgccatgaaaaagctcctcataaaaaaatatctgccgttcggagtcggcttgaaactgtaggtccctcaatttgtggaacaacatcaagacgcacaccacaaataggaggaggagctcggccaaacacacaaaacgggtgcacgcgccaactatatatatatatatattatgttaaGCAAAAAACTCATATCaattaaaaatgaacaatttAGATTTGACTTCTGTCATTACGCGATGGACATTAGTTTTTGCCGCTCTCTGCCATTTCATATTGAACTGctgctcatttttaatttattttttggtttttaacaaTTTCCATTTAACAATtacccaatatttttcaatgggtCGCAATTGTAGACAGTTCGGTGAGTTGTGGtgcttttgaacaatatttaccCCGTGGTTTTCATACCAGTTCATGGTAAGATGGCTATAATGACACGATGCTACATCGCGCTAGAACAGAACTTAGTCTGTATGCTTTTTTATGAATGGCAGCAAACGCTTATGCAAACACTCCCAAACACTACTTCATATGAATTTCTTGATTTATAGTGCCGGTGGTAATGAATGTTTTGCCTTTTACACCACACTGGCAGATGGCTGGacgaatcaaatattttttagagaatTTTTCCCACATTTTTAGCTTAAAGGCATCTGAAACTCCTCATCTCTTCGTTGCAGTGTAAAACTCAACGCCCTGAATCAGCTTAAAGTCGGCTTTGACGTATGTTTCATCCTCCATAAGCACGCAGTCATATTTATGGATGACTTGACTGTATAATTTTGACGCACGTGCTTTAGCACTCTTATTTGGTTTATCGATTCGATTGGGTACTACAATCTTTTTATTTGATTGTAAACATTCACTTTTACGTACTTTTTGGACTTTTTGGATTTTGGACTGTCTTCACGAACTTCGCCCTTTAGCAAAGTGCTATAGCAAAGTAATTCCGTACACTAGAAAATAATAGTGGATCGTCGGCACAATGTATCATtaccattaaggggttatacgcagttatgaagcaaataaaagacgggttgtcaaggatttatcctgaagaaacttcagaatattttaatttgtaaatttttggcggttataaaagcatccttcaagaacgtaacaaaattttttatttatgaaaatggtgattatagagcgcgccacaggcgatttctggaacctcctttaaaaaaagacgatttacggtgtacgtcgtaactcaggattggattatctgaaatcaaaaaaccaaacaaattttgttattgtaatatattagattatctagtaattaatcgttcggctaatcaaaatagtgaattttcacaaaatggcagcttttaaaagaaatgatttcgatttttacgttaaaatttggccgtaaattgattataaaatggaaaataagtatcagatttaaaaaaggaacgattaattactagaaaatgtgtctttaagcagccgttttcgagatatcgtgtacaccgacttgaaaaatgccgttttgaaaaaaacacgtttaaagtttcaatacctaccttaaaacgtgccgaggcatctctacatatttaggtataactccgaaagtattgcttagatctacttcgtgcgtatacttttgaatatatgtacattacaaaaatgcaataaaaaaaatcgatttttttgaaagtcataactgcgtataaccccttaaaatctCAAACTTTACGATGGTAATATCAGACATATTAGCATCGGTGTTACGAtatctcaaaatttaaaaagcggCCGATGTAAAAACTTCATTTAAGCAGTGATAAAGTGTTCATTTATTTAACACACATTTTTAGCTTTATAagctttttcaatttattaccgcatatacatacactggtgctcacataattaagtcacttcatCATTTTACagtattcgcaatattttaatgctaaattcttttctttagttttttataaaaatatagttcaattTTTTAGACAGTTTTTTCCATACGATGTTTCCATATAAAGCATATGGTTGGAAGTGTTTTATACGGAAAActttagctctctctctctctaattGGTgggcaaaaatattcaaattgaaTGCAAAGTATTGACTGACttcaaacttacattttaatttatttgggatataaaaatgcatactAAGAAATTTTctggaattgttttttttttgttttttatatattattgttAATCCTTATTACTATTTTTCTCAtgctataatatattaaaaaattactttccgTGAAGTCCATCCAAAAAcggttgttgtgccagaaacaatCGATGATGTGCGTCAATTGATAACACAAGATAGCCATGTGACAAATGACTCGATAGGTGATTCCTTGGGTATttgtgggaccagcatacattcaatattttggACAAAAGTATAGAatttgtccgttgtgataccatactgGGGGAGGGGAAGGGAAAAGGAGAAGGAAAGGAGACCAGACAGGTGGAATAAAAGGAGGAAGGAGCGTGGACTAGAGAATGACGACCAACAGAGGCAATTTACgtttgtattaaccgcttcaggAACTGTTGAATTACACCAGTTGTGTGATATTGAAACCTACAGAGTCCGccggtgtagcgaaaaagtgagtgCCCAGATGTCTAAGCTTTTACCCAACGctagcagggcagctgagaagaaggtttTGAGATGATTCCCCCACGAGATACTCCaccattttaaattatatttttataaaaaaataacgaaaaaaatgtagCTCGACAAATTGTGCAAACATTGCAAACAGATAAAGTGACTTACCTAcatatgtgagcacaagtgtacatgcatatactaaatataaaaaagtaagtaaTCTAGCATTTGAGGCTAAAGTCTAAGTGAACTGCACTCTAATCAAATAAAcagataaataaatgaaacaaaagaataaaaataaaaatataaataaacccAAGTACTTAAATAGCACAGGCATTCTTATCATGTtgcctttttacttttttacccaCCCGCCCTCGTTTACTTAGTATATAAACTTATATATTcataaaacaattgttttttactTACTCTTTCTTTATTAGCCACCTGTGCCGTATGGCTCTTGGTTGGGTGAGCGACTCGCTGTACAAGATTCAGATGTTTGTATACATCGTGATCCTTTCACACGGCAAATGGAAATCCACGGCAGCGAGGATTGTCTGTATCTAAATGTTTACACTCCAGAGGTAAATCTTcttatttgcataaatattcgtaacacataaatacatagttATACAATGTTTCCTTCAAAGCAACCCAAATCATCGAAACCCTTGCCGGTTATGTTCCATATACACGGCGGTGGTTTTATAAGCGGTTCCGGCATAAGCAGCTACTATCCTCCGGATTACTTACTCGATCATGATATCATACTCGTTTCGGGCAATTACCGCTTAGGCCCACTCGGTTTCCTGAGCTCTGAAACTTTAGACTGTCCCGGCAATTTCGGCTTAAAGGATCAAGTGGAAATGTTGCGTTGGGTGCAGAAAAATATTGCAGCTTTCGGTGGAGATCCGAATAGTGTAACGATATTCGGTAATAGCGCGGGTAGTGCTAGTGTCACATACCAGTTGATCTCAAATTCAACAAAAGGTAAAGGATTTGAAactcatttaaaatttctacAAACGGAGTTTTTATAACAATGTCAATACAgcactaaaaaaataacaaagttccCAAAACTTCTAATGATAAAGCGAGACCAATATTTTTAGAGGAGCCAAATTAATATGAAACGGCTTAGCAAATCACAAGAGGCATACATCTCAggcataaaataataatgttcaactatttttttaagcagccgccgtagtcgaatgcgttggtgcgtgactaccattcgtagATGGCCGAAACCtcgggcacgaaacaccaaaggataagaaaaatgtttctggTAGCACTCGCGGCTCGACAGTCAATGACAAACATCCGGGTATATTTTaggcatgaaaaagctgctaataaaaaccatctgccattcggagtcggcttaaatctGTAGGCATctcaatttgtgaaaaaaatatgaagacgCTGACCACAAATAGATaaagaactcggccaaacacctaccaAAGGgcatatgcgccaattatatatattggaTTGGGCaataagttcgtagcatttttaccgaaggcttttatttaagcaaaaaccaataattgtatcaataagttaatcaattaggtatatattcgccattgcttttgacaacctcttcccacctctccaTCAATCTGCTGATGCccttccgccaaaaatcgcctggtctggtgtcaaagaagcttttgagccagtttttaagtaaCTCTTTGTTACAGAAGGTAACGCTCTTCATATAGTGCGGAAAAGATGATAAACGGTCGGTGCAAGATCCGGATAATACGACGGATGTTGAAGAACCTCCCATTCGAtatcttggagtgcggctttggtagcttgtgcaacatggggcttggcgttgtcgtgaaggagtatggtttgaccatgtcgatacGATATTTCCAGTCGAATGGCCTCATTCACGTGGTGTAGCTggacaatgtagagctccttgttggccgtggcattctttccgagcattttccagtgccCCATGCCCTccaagtcccaccaaacacatatcatgatcttcttttgatgaatatacGCCTTGCTTCTCGgatttggcgtatctcctggtgCCACCCAGTctcccactcctttctttgtttcatattgatgtataggcaccatttctcaacTGCCGTGACGATTTGGTACAAAAATCGAATGTTGCGCGATGGCGGGCAATAACCGAAAGtcttctcagaaaaaatttacaaaagcaCATAGAACaaatatattatgtataaataatatatcCCCTTAAAGTAGAGTACTAAAATTTCGtcacatatttcaaaatatcatacGCGCTTGGCGGAGTCTTGTTTtttgataaagaaaaaacaaaataaaaaaacaatactttTGTTTTATAGTGTAGTTGTACATGTAtataattgtatgtatatatttccagGTCTCTTCCACAAAGCCATTGCACAATCGggcacctatttctgtccatggggACAACCAGAGCATAAAGGTATTGCCGCAAAGCGTGCCCGAGAGGTGGCACAAATGGTTGGCTGCAATCCTgaggaaaaatggcaaaaactaTTGCGGTGTTTGCGCACCAAGAATGCTGATGATATTGTTGCAACActttatgaatttttcgttagtttacgaaacaattgcaaataactttgcaaaaactaataaattccTTTCCTTGGATCTCTTCATGTAGGAATGGGACTTCGATCCGGCGGTACCATTTCAACCAGTCGTGGAGCCACCACATAAGGACGCATTCCTCACAGCTTCACCACGTGATACCGACATACCACATGGTTTCTCCTTACCCCTCATAATGGGAATCACTTCAGAGGAGGGTCTACTTAAGACCGTACCGATTCTTAACTTGCCTGGTCTCTTGGACGAAtataaaacacaatttaataCGATTCTACCAATTCAACTACAGTACGATCATCATTCACCAGAGGTGCGcgaagaaattacaaaaaaaattgaagatttttaCTTTAAAGAGGGGCATACGTATGACAAATACAACCATCAAAATTTTACAGATGTAAGtctttgcaaaaaaacaaaaaattgattgtttTCTCTATGCTTCTTCTTGATATTCTTTGGTAGCTTCTTTCAGATGGCatgtttgttgttggtgttgatgAATATATACACCAGCGTGTAGAAGCTCAAAATTCATTGGATTTGCCtccattttatgtatatatcttCGAACACCGCGCCCCAGCTAGTTTATCAGAGCTTTTCGAAGGTGGAAGCGAGGATTTTTATGGTATTGTAAAAAAGTTAATCTTCATTCCAAACTTTGCAGTTTTTTAAATAGCTCGAATTATTTACCTACTTTAGGTGTCTGTCATGCTGAGGAATTGCAATACCTCTTTCCAGTAGGACTAAAGTGGTTCGTAAGCGCAACACCCACTGAAGACGACGTGAAACTCCGTGAGGCTATTCTACAGATGTGGGTGAACTTCGCTACAGAAGGGTGACTCtttgtgtattatttatttagatgaatttctaAAATGCAATTAACTTTCCACAGTAACCCAACGCCCACGCAGTCTGCTCTTCCGCAGTGGGAGCCAGTCAAAGGCTATCCCGTGAATTATGCCCAATTGGGGCACAAAAGCCCAGAAGAATTTACAATACTGCAAATGGAGCGGGATGTCTATGGAAATCGTATAAAGTTCTGGCAACAACTTCAAGCTCATATTCCAGCAGAACAgcgcaaaagaaaaataagagatGAACTATAAGCAACGGAAGTGTCGAAATTGACCTAGATGTACATGCATAGTATTACTAAGATGTattgcatatacgagtatataatgtttgctttttggcacagttataattttgttaaacataATGTGGCATACATCTGTGGACGTTTTCGAAAACAACTTATGTGACTTTAACAGGTTTTGCTTTGAAGCTAATAAATGTTATTAAATTAGTTGCTCAAGCTACGGCTTGATTAGTTGATTAAATATGTGGGGAAAATCGAATAATTTAGTGTCTTACAGAAAAAAATGCCATGTCCACTTATGTTGTTTTATCAAGAGTACACAAATGTGTATGGTATGGAATAACTTTGATtataatatttctgaaactAATATGTAATTACAAAACTTGCAATAATTTTCTTCACATAATGTAAACATTTTGTCGTGGGAAGTCTTTTTTCTCGAAGTAGTGAGAAAAAGATAGGAAGGAACTTTgggggttaggttaggttaggttatggtggtagtcggtccgtatgaccaactcacttagacctcacaggtccgttgtgataccactgtgtgacacgggaaccttgtttatttactttcgtgaaaccattttgaggctcttatgaagcgcaggattggtctgatccccgcgccagatagttctgtaagagaattgaaaaagtgtttacctagacaacctgctctgattttagctaaggctggacaattgcaaaggaagtgctctactgtttcttcctcctcctcatctctacagcttctacaatattcattatactcctagtctcaaggaatgccttccaaatagccagtggccggtaactcaa comes from Anastrepha ludens isolate Willacy chromosome 3, idAnaLude1.1, whole genome shotgun sequence and encodes:
- the LOC128858333 gene encoding venom carboxylesterase-6-like, with product MLKYINRVTSALMPAMIFILCLLVWSDLYALTAARTSDILKVQLPHGGVLVGRHQVSHKGRHVRAFLGIPYALPPVGELRFKPPVPYGSWLGERLAVQDSDVCIHRDPFTRQMEIHGSEDCLYLNVYTPEQPKSSKPLPVMFHIHGGGFISGSGISSYYPPDYLLDHDIILVSGNYRLGPLGFLSSETLDCPGNFGLKDQVEMLRWVQKNIAAFGGDPNSVTIFGNSAGSASVTYQLISNSTKGLFHKAIAQSGTYFCPWGQPEHKGIAAKRAREVAQMVGCNPEEKWQKLLRCLRTKNADDIVATLYEFFEWDFDPAVPFQPVVEPPHKDAFLTASPRDTDIPHGFSLPLIMGITSEEGLLKTVPILNLPGLLDEYKTQFNTILPIQLQYDHHSPEVREEITKKIEDFYFKEGHTYDKYNHQNFTDLLSDGMFVVGVDEYIHQRVEAQNSLDLPPFYVYIFEHRAPASLSELFEGGSEDFYGVCHAEELQYLFPVGLKWFVSATPTEDDVKLREAILQMWVNFATEGNPTPTQSALPQWEPVKGYPVNYAQLGHKSPEEFTILQMERDVYGNRIKFWQQLQAHIPAEQRKRKIRDEL